One region of Candidatus Brocadia sp. genomic DNA includes:
- a CDS encoding class I SAM-dependent methyltransferase, whose product MDIPRIFNITESAHRIHNPFTPEKLATLGAALRLERGTRVLDLGSGSGEMLCTWARDHGVIGTGIDMSQLFSEQAKLRAEELGVADQVKFIHGDAAGYVSDEKVSVAACVGATWIAGGVVGTIELLARSLRAGGIILIGEPYWRQLPPTEDVAKGCLANSISDFLMLPELLASFGHLGYDVVEMVLADQDGWDRYEAAKWLTMRRWLEANPADEFAKDVRAKLISEPVRYAVYTREYLGWGVFALMPR is encoded by the coding sequence TTGGATATTCCACGGATCTTCAACATTACCGAAAGTGCTCACCGCATCCATAACCCATTCACACCCGAAAAGCTCGCCACTCTCGGGGCGGCGCTGCGCCTAGAAAGGGGGACCCGAGTTCTCGACCTCGGCAGCGGTTCGGGGGAGATGCTGTGCACCTGGGCACGCGATCACGGCGTCATCGGCACCGGCATCGACATGAGCCAGTTATTCAGTGAGCAAGCGAAACTCCGCGCTGAAGAACTCGGTGTCGCCGATCAAGTCAAGTTCATTCATGGCGATGCTGCCGGCTATGTCTCTGACGAGAAGGTCAGTGTGGCAGCCTGTGTCGGTGCCACTTGGATCGCCGGTGGAGTCGTCGGCACTATCGAGCTTCTGGCGCGGAGCCTGCGCGCCGGAGGGATCATCCTCATTGGCGAGCCCTACTGGCGGCAGTTACCGCCGACGGAAGATGTTGCCAAGGGGTGTCTTGCCAACTCAATCTCCGACTTTCTCATGCTTCCAGAACTTCTCGCGTCTTTCGGCCACCTCGGCTACGACGTCGTTGAAATGGTTCTGGCTGACCAAGACGGCTGGGACAGATACGAGGCGGCCAAATGGCTCACCATGCGGCGATGGCTTGAAGCCAATCCCGCCGACGAGTTCGCGAAAGATGTTCGAGCCAAACTGATCTCGGAACCCGTGCGCTACGCCGTTTACACCCGTGAATACCTGGGTTGGGGTGTGTTCGCGCTGATGCCGCGTTGA